The following proteins come from a genomic window of Musa acuminata AAA Group cultivar baxijiao chromosome BXJ1-7, Cavendish_Baxijiao_AAA, whole genome shotgun sequence:
- the LOC135678419 gene encoding uncharacterized protein LOC135678419 isoform X3, whose protein sequence is MEESSSAGSADRGGGDAGDSLRNASQGKSCKGCLYYSSLLKSDSRNPLCLGLTRPLKHVVPSSIVGESEMEADKEGRSLSDFRYVCVGYSVFLNDKENTTENQENQAKLPFCVGLELLVDRKTSAAEHVPTHVHNKEVPIHSHREEAKTVHLPQNNFFSKFSRSAGLVASGVPSKLVSDAPC, encoded by the exons ATGGAGGAGAGCTCGTCGGCCGGCAGCGCCGATCGAGGCGGAGGCGATGCCGGAGATTCGCTGCGTAATGCGAGCCAGGGCAAATCCTGCAAGGGCTGCCTGTATTACTCCTCGCTCCTCAAATCGGACTCCAGAAACCCTTTATGCCTTGGCCTCACGAGGCCGCTCAAACATG TAGTTCCTAGCTCCATTGTGGGGGAATCTGAGATGGAAGCTGATAAAGAAGGTCGAAGCCTCTCGGACTTCAGATACGTTTGCGTTGGTTATTCAGTGTTCTTAAATGACAAAGAAAATACCACTGAAAATCAAGAGAATCAAGCAAAGTTGCCTTTTTGTGTGGGCCTTGAG CTGTTAGTGGATAGGAAAACATCAGCAGCTGAGCATGTGCCCACTCATGTGCACAATAAGGAAG TTCCTATTCATTCGCATAGGGAGGAAGCTAAAACGGTACATTTGCCCCAGAATAACTTCTTTAGCAA GTTTTCCAGGAGCGCTGGGCTTGTGGCCTCAG GCGTCCCAAGTAAACTCGTATCTGATGCACCTTGTTGA
- the LOC135678419 gene encoding uncharacterized protein LOC135678419 isoform X1: MEESSSAGSADRGGGDAGDSLRNASQGKSCKGCLYYSSLLKSDSRNPLCLGLTRPLKHVVPSSIVGESEMEADKEGRSLSDFRYVCVGYSVFLNDKENTTENQENQAKLPFCVGLELLVDRKTSAAEHVPTHVHNKEVPIHSHREEAKTVHLPQNNFFSKFSRSAGLVASGVVKNLIRVGYSIKNNFEDILYDRRRPK, translated from the exons ATGGAGGAGAGCTCGTCGGCCGGCAGCGCCGATCGAGGCGGAGGCGATGCCGGAGATTCGCTGCGTAATGCGAGCCAGGGCAAATCCTGCAAGGGCTGCCTGTATTACTCCTCGCTCCTCAAATCGGACTCCAGAAACCCTTTATGCCTTGGCCTCACGAGGCCGCTCAAACATG TAGTTCCTAGCTCCATTGTGGGGGAATCTGAGATGGAAGCTGATAAAGAAGGTCGAAGCCTCTCGGACTTCAGATACGTTTGCGTTGGTTATTCAGTGTTCTTAAATGACAAAGAAAATACCACTGAAAATCAAGAGAATCAAGCAAAGTTGCCTTTTTGTGTGGGCCTTGAG CTGTTAGTGGATAGGAAAACATCAGCAGCTGAGCATGTGCCCACTCATGTGCACAATAAGGAAG TTCCTATTCATTCGCATAGGGAGGAAGCTAAAACGGTACATTTGCCCCAGAATAACTTCTTTAGCAA GTTTTCCAGGAGCGCTGGGCTTGTGGCCTCAGGTGTAGTTAAAAACCTCATCAGAGTGGGTTACTCTATAAAGAATAATTTTGAAGATATACTGTATGATCGCAGGCGTCCCAAGTAA
- the LOC135678419 gene encoding uncharacterized protein LOC135678419 isoform X4 — translation MEESSSAGSADRGGGDAGDSLRNASQGKSCKGCLYYSSLLKSDSRNPLCLGLTRPLKHVVPSSIVGESEMEADKEGRSLSDFRYVCVGYSVFLNDKENTTENQENQAKLPFCVGLELLVDRKTSAAEHVPTHVHNKEGLDLLTITSRM, via the exons ATGGAGGAGAGCTCGTCGGCCGGCAGCGCCGATCGAGGCGGAGGCGATGCCGGAGATTCGCTGCGTAATGCGAGCCAGGGCAAATCCTGCAAGGGCTGCCTGTATTACTCCTCGCTCCTCAAATCGGACTCCAGAAACCCTTTATGCCTTGGCCTCACGAGGCCGCTCAAACATG TAGTTCCTAGCTCCATTGTGGGGGAATCTGAGATGGAAGCTGATAAAGAAGGTCGAAGCCTCTCGGACTTCAGATACGTTTGCGTTGGTTATTCAGTGTTCTTAAATGACAAAGAAAATACCACTGAAAATCAAGAGAATCAAGCAAAGTTGCCTTTTTGTGTGGGCCTTGAG CTGTTAGTGGATAGGAAAACATCAGCAGCTGAGCATGTGCCCACTCATGTGCACAATAAGGAAG GCCTTGATCTGCTGACGATTACAAGTAGAATGTAA
- the LOC135678419 gene encoding uncharacterized protein LOC135678419 isoform X2, which produces MEESSSAGSADRGGGDAGDSLRNASQGKSCKGCLYYSSLLKSDSRNPLCLGLTRPLKHVPSSIVGESEMEADKEGRSLSDFRYVCVGYSVFLNDKENTTENQENQAKLPFCVGLELLVDRKTSAAEHVPTHVHNKEVPIHSHREEAKTVHLPQNNFFSKFSRSAGLVASGVVKNLIRVGYSIKNNFEDILYDRRRPK; this is translated from the exons ATGGAGGAGAGCTCGTCGGCCGGCAGCGCCGATCGAGGCGGAGGCGATGCCGGAGATTCGCTGCGTAATGCGAGCCAGGGCAAATCCTGCAAGGGCTGCCTGTATTACTCCTCGCTCCTCAAATCGGACTCCAGAAACCCTTTATGCCTTGGCCTCACGAGGCCGCTCAAACATG TTCCTAGCTCCATTGTGGGGGAATCTGAGATGGAAGCTGATAAAGAAGGTCGAAGCCTCTCGGACTTCAGATACGTTTGCGTTGGTTATTCAGTGTTCTTAAATGACAAAGAAAATACCACTGAAAATCAAGAGAATCAAGCAAAGTTGCCTTTTTGTGTGGGCCTTGAG CTGTTAGTGGATAGGAAAACATCAGCAGCTGAGCATGTGCCCACTCATGTGCACAATAAGGAAG TTCCTATTCATTCGCATAGGGAGGAAGCTAAAACGGTACATTTGCCCCAGAATAACTTCTTTAGCAA GTTTTCCAGGAGCGCTGGGCTTGTGGCCTCAGGTGTAGTTAAAAACCTCATCAGAGTGGGTTACTCTATAAAGAATAATTTTGAAGATATACTGTATGATCGCAGGCGTCCCAAGTAA
- the LOC135678418 gene encoding 8-hydroxygeraniol dehydrogenase-like, whose amino-acid sequence MAMSPAEEHPQKAFGWAARDTTGVLSPFNFSRRSTGPKDVGIKILYCGVCHSDLHFLKNEWGFSVYPLVPGHEIVGVVTQVGSSVRKFRVGDTVAVGCMVGGCDECDDCINKRESYCRKSILTYNDIYHDGTRTYGGYSDETVVEEHYVLGFPDGLPMAAGAPLLCAGITVYSPMKYFGLSQPGTHLGVVGLGGLGHLAVKFAKAFGVKVTVISTSPGKRKEAVEELGADAFIVSRDEEQMKAAMATMDGIIDTVSAQHSLLPLLDLLKHHGKLIMVGAPPEPLDLPIFPLLTGRKLVAGSATGGIEETQEMLYFASKHNITADVEVIPMKSINVAMERLAKGDVKYRFVIDIANTLPA is encoded by the exons ATGGCGATGTCTCCTGCGGAAGAACACCCTCAGAAGGCCTTCGGTTGGGCTGCTCGCGACACTACCGGTGTGCTCTCCCCTTTTAACTTCTCCAGAAG AAGCACCGGACCAAAGGATGTCGGTATAAAGATCCTGTACTGCGGAGTGTGCCATTCGGACCTCCATTTCCTGAAGAATGAATGGGGCTTTTCTGTGTACCCTCTCGTTCCTGG GCACGAGATCGTGGGAGTCGTCACACAGGTGGGCAGCAGCGTGCGAAAGTTCCGCGTAGGAGACACCGTCGCGGTCGGCTGCATGGTCGGCGGCTGCGACGAGTGCGACGACTGCATCAACAAGAGGGAGAGCTACTGCCGGAAATCCATTCTCACCTACAACGACATCTATCACGACGGCACTCGTACGTACGGAGGGTACTCCGACGAGACCGTGGTGGAGGAGCATTACGTTCTCGGCTTTCCCGACGGCCTGCCCATGGCGGCCGGGGCACCGCTCTTGTGCGCGGGAATCACCGTGTACAGTCCCATGAAGTACTTCGGGCTATCCCAGCCGGGGACGCACCTGGGCGTCGTCGGCCTCGGAGGCCTCGGCCATCTGGCCGTCAAGTTTGCCAAGGCCTTCGGCGTGAAGGTCACGGTCATCAGCACTTCGCCCGGCAAGCGGAAAGAAGCAGTGGAGGAGCTCGGTGCTGATGCTTTCATTGTAAGCCGCGATGAGGAGCAAATGAAG GCCGCCATGGCGACCATGGATGGCATAATTGATACGGTCTCTGCTCAACACTCTCTCTTGCCTTTGTTGGATCTCTTGAAGCATCATGGCAAGCTAATTATGGTGGGAGCACCTCCAGAGCCACTTGACCTTCCGATTTTCCCTCTGCTTACAG GTCGAAAGCTTGTGGCGGGCAGTGCCACAGGAGGGATAGAGGAGACGCAAGAAATGCTCTACTTCGCCTCCAAGCACAACATCACCGCAGATGTAGAGGTTATTCCAATGAAATCTATCAATGTGGCCATGGAGCGGCTCGCTAAGGGAGACGTCAAATATCGTTTTGTTATTGACATAGCAAACACTCTGCCAGCCTAA